CGAGAGTGGTTCGGGGACCCTGTGCCGATCCATGAGGGAAGTGCCCAAAGTGACCGAACCCGTTGCCCTGTCCTACGAGGTCCTCGTCTCGGACGGAGTACCCAGGAAGATCGATCTGCGGCTGCCGAACGGGGAGGAGATCGTCTCCTCGCCCATCTCGTCCACCCTGGTCTACGGCGAGCGGGATGCCGTCCTGGTGGACCCACCGCTGACCCTCGGCCAGATCGCGCAGGTCGGGCAGGGTGTGGCGCGCTCCGGCAAGCGGCTCGCGTTCGTGTACATCACTCACGGCCACCCCGACCACTGGTTCGGCACCGCAACGCTCGTGGAGCGGTTCGGCGATACCGACACCGTCGTGTACGCCACCGAGGGCACCATCCGGCAGATGCACGAGCAGCTGAAGGGCAAGGAGGAGGGGTTCGCGAAGACCTTTCCCCAGGTCCCGGAGAACACCCCGGTCCTCGCCGTCCCCGTACCGGCCGAAGGTTTCCGGCTGGAGGGCCAGGTCCTGCGCGCGGTCGAGACCGGCCACACCGACACCGACGACTCCAGCGTCCTGCACGTACCCTCGATCGGCCTTGTCGTCGCCGGAGACGTCGTCTACAACGGCGTGCACCAGATGATGCTCGAAGGCGGCAACGGCGGCCTCCAGGCGTGGCTCGACGGTATCGACCGGATCGCCGAACTCAACCCCAGCCACGTGGTCGCCGGCCACAAGAACAAAGACCTGCCCGACGACCCCAAGATCCTCGACGAAACCCGCCAGTACCTGCGGGACGCGATCCGCCTTCTCGCCGACAAACCCACTCCGCTGGAGTTCTTCGACGCGATGCTGAAGCTCCACGGTGACCGGCTCAACCCCGGCCCGCTTTGGTACAGCGGGCTGGGCCTGCTCGCCTGAGCGCACACCGCCCGCCCCACGGGCAGGTGCCCGACACCGTTCTCCGCTCGGCCGGGCATGATCGCCTGTCCGGCCGATCACGCCCGCCCTGCGACCTCATCTGAGGAACGGCTGAGAACCGGTCAGTGGCAGATAGTTCGACAGCAACACCGGTTTCCTGGGCCGTTCCTCCTCGGACCCGTATCAACACTGACCGAGTCCGGCCCAGGTGTCCGCGTCCCGCCCTCGGGGGAGCCGAGCGAGTCCGAGGCCTGCGAGGCGCTCCGCTCACCGACGCCCCCGGCCGACCTGGGCCGCATCCTCGATGGCGAGGAGGCCATCGCGCTGCCGACCCACTGACTCCG
This is a stretch of genomic DNA from Streptomyces sp. NBC_00536. It encodes these proteins:
- a CDS encoding MBL fold metallo-hydrolase, encoding MTEPVALSYEVLVSDGVPRKIDLRLPNGEEIVSSPISSTLVYGERDAVLVDPPLTLGQIAQVGQGVARSGKRLAFVYITHGHPDHWFGTATLVERFGDTDTVVYATEGTIRQMHEQLKGKEEGFAKTFPQVPENTPVLAVPVPAEGFRLEGQVLRAVETGHTDTDDSSVLHVPSIGLVVAGDVVYNGVHQMMLEGGNGGLQAWLDGIDRIAELNPSHVVAGHKNKDLPDDPKILDETRQYLRDAIRLLADKPTPLEFFDAMLKLHGDRLNPGPLWYSGLGLLA